The DNA segment CGCACGTTTTGCAATGTATACAGTTAGTGTAATTTATTTTCAATTCTTTTTGATCTGAATATTTTTCAGATGGAATCATTTCATAAACAGCTGCGGGACAAAAGTGAGTGCAAGGAGACTTATATTTAGGTTCACAAACTGATCTACATGTGTCGGAATTTTGAAGCAATAAATGATTGGGTGAGTGCTCATCATGGATGGTTCCAGTCAGATAAACGCTGGATAATTTATCCATAGACAGATGGCCATCTAGCGGGGGAAGTTTAAGTTCCTTATTGTTGCCAGCATTCTCTCCCCAAATTTCCATAACAGTGGCTGTCGTTTTAGCATCTTCATGAACGGGCAATTTATCAAATAAACCCCTTCCTCCGGTTAACTCCTGAAGCGCTAACAAGGGTAAGGACTTAAACATTCCCTTGGAAAGGGTCTGATGAAAATTTCTGACTCTATAAAGCTCCTCTTTAATAAAACTTTGATTTATTTTAAATTCATAATTATTTAATAACTTCTCAGAAGCATCATCTTTTAGGTAGGACTCCAAAGCTACTTCTCCAGCCAGCATCCCTGATTTCATGGAAAGATGAATTCCTTTTAATTTTTGAACATCAACCATGCTAGCGGAATCTCCAACAACCATCCAACCCTCCCCAAATAATTGAGGCATCGAATACCACCCCCCGGCTGGAAGGGTCTTACCTCCATAGGCAAGTACTTTTCCTCCTTTTATGAACTTCTGAACAAAGGGATGAGTTTTTAATTTTTGTAATTCTCTATGGGGATCCAGATAAGGATCTTTCGTGTCTAAATAGGCAACTAACCCCAAAATAATTTTATCTTCGGGCAATGTATAAAGAAAAGTACCACCAATGCTTTTAGATAAAGGGTATCCCATCGTATGAATCACTTGACCGGGAACCACAGAACCTTTTTCACATTGAATGATTTCCTTGACACCTTCTTCAAAAACCTCAGGGTTTTTTCCTTTTCGAAGATTTAGTTTTTTACTCACGGCTTTAAACAAAGAACCTCTAGTGCCTTCGGCAAAAATAGTGATTTTAGATTTTATAATAATACCAGGTTCAAAATTTGTTTTTGGCGTGCCATCCTTATCTCTCCCCTTGTCTCCAGTCCTCACTCCAACGATTTTATTGCCTTCATAGAGGGCTTCTACCGCTGAAAAACCAGGAAAGATATTTATTCCTTGAGCTTCGCACAGCCCTCCTAACCAGCGGTTAAACTTTGAAATGGATAAAATATAATTACCATGATTCTTAAATGGAGGAGGTGTCATTGGAAGTTTTAGAGAAGACGATTCCGTCAAATAATAAACTGAATCGCCAGTTACTGCACTTTCAATTGGGCACTGAAGCTCCAAATAGTTGGGAATAAGTTCTTTGAGAGCTATAGGGTTTAAAACAGCTCCGGAAAGACTATGAGCCCCTATTTCAGAACCTTTTTCAAGTACAATAATCATTGGGGCCTCTTTTCCAGAGACTACAGGATCATTCCCTGATTTAAGTTCATTATATTTTTTCTGAATTTGATAGGCACAACTTAAACCAGCACTTCCACCTCCGACAATCAAGATATCGGTTTCCATTTCTTCATTTTTATAACCTTCAGGTAAAGAAAAAAAATTGTTCATACCTCAGCCTCCAATTAGACAAGTACAATTATTTTTGTCACTAATCACTAATCACCAATCACTAATCACCAATCACTAATCACTAATCACCAATCACTAATTATTCATTACTCATTACAGATTCGTCATCTTCAACAGAGCCTTGAATTTTTCGAGTTGGTTCAACAACTACTGGCAATAACTTTAAGGAAGATTCATCCTTTCCGCCCAAGTAGGTTTTATTTCTAACAATTAATGAGTATTCCTCATAGGTTGCTAAACTCATTTCTGCAGCAAATGAAAAATTACTAAAAACAAAAATAATAACAAAAAGTTTTACCATTTAAATTCCTTGTTTATTCAGCCTATTTTATCTTAAGACTAAAAAATGATTTAGACAACACTCTGTTTCTTCTATGTTGAACCATTGGAATTTGCTCTCTTACCTGTGTTATTTTATCTCTTTCTAAAGAAAAAATTTGAATGTTGTTTGGTTTGTTCAAGTCTACTTCGATTCGTCCCCACGGATCAACGATCAGTGAATGACCATAGGTCTCTCTGCTCAATCCTTTATACATTTTTGACTTGTGGATTCCGCTTTGAGCACTCGAAATAACATAACATTGGTTCTCAATAGCACGGGCTCGATTTAAAATATGCCAATGGCATTCACCCGTTTTTTTTAAAAAAGCTGCTGGAATTAAAATAACATCTACTTTTTTTTCAAAATACTTAAGATAAAGTTCTGAAAATCTAATGTCATAACATATAGATTGACCAAACTTCCAATTTTGATAGGTAAAAATAGATGGAACCGTTCCTGGAGTATAAACATCAGATTCTTTTATTGGGTCGTGTCCCTTTAGCTTTATATCAAATAAATGAATTTTCGAATAAGAAACGGTGAGTCTACCGGCTGAATCAAATAACAATGAAGAGTTATAATTTTTATTATTTAAATTGAAAGAAACTGATCCCAAATGAATTGTCATTTTATTAATTGCCGCTAATTTCTGAATCTTTTTAATGATCACTGAGTCCTTTTGAAAACTAACAATTTCAGTTCTTTCTTTAACTCTCATAAAAAGACAATTTTCAGGAAAAAAAATTATTTTAGCTTTTTTAGCTTTTGCTTGTAATGTCAATTTTTCAATGATTCTAAAATTTTCATCTACATTGTCGATTGAAGTTATAGATGCCACAGCAACTTTTAATTTATCCATCTTTTCTTTACCCTTCTTTCTAGAAGTTTCACAGAAAGAATAAAATCCAAATTATAAAATTCTTTCGCATCTCAATGAAAGAATTGATTTATTTAACACTTCATTTCGATCTAACTTTAAAATAGCTCTATTATTTTTTGCTTCTTCAGAATCATTAGCAAAATCTACTCCTAACTTTGTAAATGGAACTGAATTTATAATATTTGTTACTAATTCCTCGTACTCTTCTTTAGGCAACCGTTCCTCTAGGGCTTTTTTTACTTTACAAAAAACAAGAGTATTGGCGTCGGAAAACCAATTTGTCTTTGCATCTTTAGGAACTTCGTCTCCCCAAGCCAGAAGACTTGCTATTAAGAAAAATCTTTTGAAAATATCAAGAACATCTTTTTCAAGAAAAAGTTCACCTAAACACTGCTCCTCAATTTGATTTAAATTCATCGACATTTGATTTATCAATTCAAAGTAATCTATACAACTTCCATTAGATTTTCCCTCGCGACAATATTCAACCGCCTTCTTAATTTTTGGTGGAATAACATTTTTTTGTTCACGGTATCCATAAATTTTTCCACGAAGTGATCTTTTATAGGAATCTATTTGATCTTTGCAAATACTAGGTGGGGGAGCATAAAAAAAGAAAAAAATGGTCCCCAAAAAAATGACTATAAAGGGTATCAATTTAGAACTCATATCTACTTTTATTTTCATCTCTTAATCCTAATTTATTCTCTTCTGAAAAAACAAGAACCAATACCATCAATTGATAGTCGCATATCAGCTGATATGATTTTTTTATATTAAAAATTTGACAATACATTAGAAAGATTTTAAACAACAACAAGCATTGTAGTCGGGGAGTAGCGCAGTTTGGTAGCGTACCTGCCTTGGGAGCAGGTGGTCGCAGGTTCAAATCCTGTCTCCCCGACCAATTTTCCTTTTTTGGAAAGCTGGTTAAGACCTTGAAAACCCAAAAGAATTCAATTTTACCAGGTCCAACAAAAAGGGCTCTAAGATTCTTGGGTTCTACGGTTCTTGTCATTTAGTAAGGGCCTTTTTTAAAACCCAAATCGGTGGATAAACCGAGTCAAATTTCGATTTTTTCTATTTTATTTTTTTTAAATTTTATTCCCTGCCGTGAAAAACGGTGGAAGGCCTAGTCATGCCCAAAATTCTGACTTCTTACCTCATAGATGAGTGGACTTACGGGTGGCGTGCTCATCGT comes from the Deltaproteobacteria bacterium genome and includes:
- a CDS encoding electron transfer flavoprotein-ubiquinone oxidoreductase, with product MNNFFSLPEGYKNEEMETDILIVGGGSAGLSCAYQIQKKYNELKSGNDPVVSGKEAPMIIVLEKGSEIGAHSLSGAVLNPIALKELIPNYLELQCPIESAVTGDSVYYLTESSSLKLPMTPPPFKNHGNYILSISKFNRWLGGLCEAQGINIFPGFSAVEALYEGNKIVGVRTGDKGRDKDGTPKTNFEPGIIIKSKITIFAEGTRGSLFKAVSKKLNLRKGKNPEVFEEGVKEIIQCEKGSVVPGQVIHTMGYPLSKSIGGTFLYTLPEDKIILGLVAYLDTKDPYLDPHRELQKLKTHPFVQKFIKGGKVLAYGGKTLPAGGWYSMPQLFGEGWMVVGDSASMVDVQKLKGIHLSMKSGMLAGEVALESYLKDDASEKLLNNYEFKINQSFIKEELYRVRNFHQTLSKGMFKSLPLLALQELTGGRGLFDKLPVHEDAKTTATVMEIWGENAGNNKELKLPPLDGHLSMDKLSSVYLTGTIHDEHSPNHLLLQNSDTCRSVCEPKYKSPCTHFCPAAVYEMIPSEKYSDQKELKINYTNCIHCKTCDIKCPFENIDWTPPEGGGGPKYIET
- a CDS encoding carbon-nitrogen hydrolase family protein; amino-acid sequence: MDKLKVAVASITSIDNVDENFRIIEKLTLQAKAKKAKIIFFPENCLFMRVKERTEIVSFQKDSVIIKKIQKLAAINKMTIHLGSVSFNLNNKNYNSSLLFDSAGRLTVSYSKIHLFDIKLKGHDPIKESDVYTPGTVPSIFTYQNWKFGQSICYDIRFSELYLKYFEKKVDVILIPAAFLKKTGECHWHILNRARAIENQCYVISSAQSGIHKSKMYKGLSRETYGHSLIVDPWGRIEVDLNKPNNIQIFSLERDKITQVREQIPMVQHRRNRVLSKSFFSLKIK